From one bacterium genomic stretch:
- the rnc gene encoding ribonuclease III — translation MKWLRNMLARRDRDIPRNLRQQLWDLEERIGYRFKNPDYLVSSLRHRSILSKENLGRHESNERLEFLGDAVLDFVIAEYFYHLFPGMVEGQLTKLRSVIVSGTSLVGAAKRIGLGDFLIISDNEDKAGGRNRSSILEDAFEALIGAMYLDGGVKPARTFIETHLLDNWREIVTKDEYVNYKSLVLEHAQANSWDSPEYRLVDETGPDHSKRFVVEIFLNGVSYGTGEGTSKKTAEQKAASVAASRLGLLTNDEFNLDSTSD, via the coding sequence ATGAAATGGCTCCGCAACATGCTGGCAAGGCGAGATCGGGATATTCCCCGGAATTTGCGTCAGCAGTTGTGGGACTTGGAAGAGCGAATTGGCTATCGATTCAAGAACCCTGATTACCTTGTTTCGTCTCTGCGGCATCGCAGCATTCTCAGTAAGGAAAATTTAGGACGACATGAATCAAATGAACGGCTCGAGTTTCTTGGCGATGCCGTTCTTGATTTTGTCATCGCGGAGTATTTTTATCACCTCTTCCCAGGAATGGTTGAGGGCCAACTCACAAAACTTCGATCTGTCATTGTATCGGGCACATCCTTGGTCGGTGCTGCAAAGCGAATTGGGCTCGGTGACTTTCTAATAATCAGTGACAATGAAGACAAGGCCGGAGGCCGAAACCGTTCCTCAATTCTTGAAGACGCATTTGAAGCGCTGATTGGTGCAATGTATTTGGATGGCGGGGTAAAGCCAGCGCGAACGTTCATTGAGACTCACTTGCTTGACAATTGGCGTGAGATAGTCACCAAAGATGAGTATGTCAATTACAAAAGTCTTGTGTTGGAGCATGCCCAAGCCAATTCTTGGGACAGTCCGGAGTATCGTCTTGTCGACGAAACTGGACCGGATCATTCTAAGCGATTTGTCGTGGAAATTTTTTTGAACGGTGTCTCCTACGGAACAGGAGAAGGAACTTCCAAGAAGACAGCGGAGCAGAAGGCCGCTTCAGTAGCAGCTTCTAGATTAGGACTGCTTACGAATGATGAATTTAACTTGGACTCGACCTCCGATTGA
- the fabF gene encoding beta-ketoacyl-ACP synthase II, producing MSRRRVVITGMGIVTPVGNDVSSFWSSITSGKSGAGPITLFDPTDFATKFACEVKNFSIGDLLDAKEARRFQRFTLFGISAAHQALMDAGLADGNHQVSKDRIGVIIGSGIGGIDLFEEQAKVYFDRGPKRISPFFVPMMISDIVSGQISITFGLGGPNFAVVSACATAGHSLHIATRLIQAGEADVILAGGTEAAITHLGVGGFNAMKALSTRNDAPEKASRPYDRDRDGFVIGEGSGVLVLESLESAQGRGALVHAEILGVGASADAYHITAPHVDGDGARRAMQAAIVDSAVSNEEIGYINAHGTSTDVGDPTEIRAIRRVFGRDAERIAVSSTKSMTGHTLGAAGAIEAIATVLATKNDLIPPTINIENQDPECDLFVTPNVAIKREVNVAMSNAFGFGGHNSSLVVAKPGYRKEG from the coding sequence ATGTCGAGAAGGCGAGTTGTCATTACCGGCATGGGAATAGTCACGCCGGTGGGCAACGATGTTTCGAGCTTCTGGTCTTCGATAACCAGCGGAAAGTCCGGAGCTGGGCCAATCACTTTATTTGACCCAACTGACTTTGCCACTAAATTCGCGTGTGAAGTGAAAAACTTTTCCATCGGAGACTTGCTTGACGCAAAGGAAGCAAGACGATTCCAAAGATTCACTTTATTCGGAATCTCTGCGGCGCATCAGGCATTGATGGATGCAGGTCTGGCCGATGGTAATCATCAAGTTTCGAAAGACAGAATTGGTGTTATTATAGGATCTGGAATAGGCGGAATTGATCTCTTTGAAGAGCAGGCAAAAGTCTATTTTGATCGCGGTCCGAAGCGCATCAGTCCGTTTTTTGTTCCAATGATGATTTCGGATATTGTTTCCGGTCAGATTTCCATCACCTTTGGCCTTGGCGGTCCAAACTTTGCTGTTGTATCAGCGTGTGCAACGGCCGGCCATAGTCTTCACATTGCGACCCGCCTGATACAAGCCGGCGAAGCTGATGTAATACTTGCAGGCGGGACAGAAGCAGCAATAACTCATCTTGGTGTGGGAGGGTTCAACGCTATGAAAGCGTTGTCAACCAGAAATGATGCTCCTGAAAAAGCAAGCAGGCCTTATGATCGTGATCGCGATGGCTTTGTCATAGGAGAAGGGTCGGGAGTTCTGGTCCTGGAAAGTCTGGAGTCTGCGCAGGGGAGAGGGGCACTTGTCCACGCAGAAATTCTTGGCGTAGGTGCGAGTGCAGATGCGTATCACATTACAGCGCCTCACGTTGATGGTGACGGTGCGCGCCGTGCGATGCAGGCTGCAATTGTCGACTCCGCAGTTTCTAATGAAGAAATCGGGTATATCAATGCACACGGCACATCAACGGACGTGGGTGACCCAACGGAAATTCGCGCTATACGTCGTGTATTCGGCCGAGACGCGGAACGCATTGCTGTCTCGTCGACAAAGTCAATGACTGGTCATACGCTGGGTGCAGCTGGTGCGATTGAAGCAATCGCAACCGTCTTAGCAACCAAGAATGATTTGATACCGCCAACTATCAACATTGAGAACCAAGACCCCGAATGTGACTTGTTTGTCACGCCGAATGTCGCAATCAAGCGTGAAGTAAATGTTGCAATGTCCAACGCGTTTGGTTTTGGTGGGCACAATTCGTCTTTGGTAGTTGCGAAGCCGGGGTACCGCAAAGAAGGATAG